GACACACATTGCATTGAAATAACGGCACCGGTACGGTAGGATGATCGTTCTCTAGATGCCGAGCAAGCAGATAACCGCGATGGAAAGCATCGCTGCATAATCCGCACTGAAACGATGTGGAACCAATTCTGGCCTTCAGCATACTGTTGACCGACCGCAATCGCTGCAGTTTTGACGATCCGCAGCCATTGTGATTCTTCAGGTGTGTAAAGCTAGAAAATCGTTTCTGGCAACCGTAGCAGCTGTAACCGGTGCACACTCGCTGGTGTTCGTTGTACTCGTCCGGCTGCTGGAACATTTCTGTACAGAACAAACACCCGAACGGTGTTGCGTGGTTGCGCAAATGATCGTTCAACTCCTGGACACCTGCTAAAACGAACAGGCACTGGCTGCATCGATAGGGCCCATCGCTGGCATGAGTATTTTGCAGATGTTTACTCATTGCGGCTCGAGAGCCGCTGAAGGAATGGCAAACATAACAAATTTGGTCTTCTTCTTTGGTAATTGGTGCATCCGGAGGAACTTCCGATACTTGCTCGACCTGCGGCACATTCTCTGATGAGTGTATATTGTAATCTAAATCGTCGCAGTCGGTTGCCTCTGTTGGGAAATACTCTTCCTCCTCAGATTCGGCACAGGCCGGTTCAGCGATCAATTCTGTGTCTTCCGTAgctggttgcagcagcaacgttatCATCGGTGTTCCTTCCAGTGCGTCCCGAAAATTGCAATCCTGCTTTCTGAAATACAAAACAAGCTCTAGTTTAGTTTGGGAAGCAAAAACCTCATTTTCTTACTAACTCTATCAAACTGCAAAACAGTTTGTTCACCCGGCGAAACTCGGAAATTAGGTCCATGACCAGTTTCATCTGTTGCACACATTTGGGGCAGATATTCTGATGTGTCTCCTCGGGAGTGATCTGCGAGTGATAATCGGAAGAGACGTTATTTCAAAGATAAATTTCTGCTCCAGAAAGAACTTACCTCACATCCGGCGATGGTCTGCAGAAGTTCAGCATTCTCGTTCGCGTCGAAACAATCGAAGAGCCGCAAAACGGATTTATCATCAAGCAAACAGAATCTGCAAGTTTCTGTGGTGATTTTCGGCGTAAAATTATCCATTTTACATTCTTAACCGGCTTTACCCCAGGAGATCTTGCCGTGATGATtgctggaaggagaattcgATCATTAGTGCAACAGATCCTTACAGAATCATGAACCTTAATGCTTGCCGGTTTCCGATGGTTTCCCGCTTCTCTGCAGCAGATCTCTCTGTGCTCCTTTGGGTTAATTGCCTCCCGGAGCTTGTAAAAGGATCGTTTTAGGAAAAATGAAGAGCAAAAAGCAGTATCCTTTTCCGTAGTTTGTGGCCGGTCTTTTCGGGGATCTTTCGGGATGCGGTTCTTCAAGTTTCCTACACTTTCCCGGCGTATTTTTCCAATGGAAACAATAGCAGAAGTTGCAAATGATCCtaatttgctcttatcacCTTTATATTCATCCAGTAATTGATGGAATGgttaaaaaaagataaaaattcTTTATGTTTTCAGCAATTTcctaaaccaaaacaaacgcacagggttgtagcccatttttcgacggaactttcgactcctggatccgTTTATACAGTGGTCAAGCAGTTTATACGGCACGAGCTTGGGAGTCGAGGGAGGTTTGAAACGGCCGTTTTTAACTGAATGCTGCGCCAAAAGAAAACCGAGTTTTTTTTCATGACGAAGTAATTGGCCTGATGCTCAACCAGATGTAGAAGGAGAATGATCACATTCATACGATCCTACAGCATTCGATCAGTGAACATGATCTTGAACATCGAAGCCAAATCCCAAAACCAGATCAAGGGTTATCGACCGCTGGTGAAGGTGATCTGTTTCTCTTCAGTCAGCTCATCTTCCAATTTCGCGAAACATCGTTAATATGCTGATTAATCGCTTCATGCCTGAGTGGCCAGCTGAATCAAACGAAACCCGCGAGCTACAGATTCGTTCCATTCCGCTGCGACTCGCAATTGTACGCCATAAATCGCGATAAATCGCAGAAAAGGCGAAGATGAAGGCCAAGGTTAATGAGTCTACCTATTGTGGGCCACAACAAAAGACGAGTTTCGGAACCCAACTTCCGTCCCACAGCTGGCGAATCGTATCATGAAACCACCCAACTGCTTCACCGGCCACAGCTTATCGTTGCATCGAGGAAGAAGTGCCGCCTTCTAACCATTTACTACCACCCctacaacaaccaccaccaagttGGAGGCTCGCTAGCCTTGAGCGGCGCCTGCGGGTGTTGATAATCTTGTCCCAATGTCCGCGAGGTGTGAACCCGCGAGGCGTCGAGATTGCTGCGAAGATCGCGACGCAACGGCCGGCCCCGAAGCGCTGTCTAAACAAGgaactccggtccggttggccCTGCTCCATGCATGGCCCACCCGCCATGAGCTGTAGTAATTGCTGGTATATTCGAGCATGCGGGGCAAGGCTCCGGCTACGGCTCCGGCTACGGCTCCGGCTCCGAGTGGATCGCTCGTGACGAGTAGACGACGACACGAGACGGCCACCATGGTCTAGACGTTTCGAGCCCGAAACACCACCGTCAGTAACCATCGTGCAACGACGTCGACCGCGTGTTTTGGTGTGCCAGAGCTGCTGGAAAAATAGTAAGTTTCGATCGCCATTTCTCCGGAGATTGCAACGGCGCATCATTAACCGTGATACGCCACACCTTAACAGCTGTCTGCGCACAAGaaggacagacagacagttgAGGTAAACACCAACGCCCTAGGAAGTGATCGGAGGGATCGCGGCTCAAGAACACTTAGAAGGACAAGAGCTGAATATCAATTGATTCACCGTGTACGGAACAACTAATAAATGTGATCGCCGATCGTAACGGTTAATGGCGGCGTGCCATAGTGTGTCCAGTTGTGTTGGACGATTAGCGACAGAAGTGCAATCAGAGCAATAACTCAAAGGTTTCTACTTTACTACTAAAACCCCCGTTTACTACTTATTTTTATGGAAGGTTAAGCTACCTGGCTtgattggtttggtggttggtaGCACCGTGGTCGTATGAAACGCTCGTCAAGACGTAAAAGCGAAACGTAAACGAGATCATTACACGACCGCAATTTTGCTGTTACTTGTTACATAGTTATGAGTGGCAGGTAGCTAGCGCTACTACTACATGGAACCTTTACTTCCTTTGCCCTTTTTGTGATCTTCTCGATCCAATGCCGATTCAGCTCAATAAAGCCATCATGCGAGCGAGCACGGACGGGAAGCTTCATAGCTAGAAAAAACAGaatagaacaacaacaaaagaccACAAGGCCACACGACTGTTGTTTGCTGTAGAGGATATGCTCTCCAGATGCCGGTGCCCACCACGGTCACCAGTGCGTAACGTAAACGATGACCAATCTTTTGCGCTTCTTCGGCTCCCATCTTCGATCTTGGTGATCATCGAGCCGGAATtagcatttttcaaaaataagcccatCGTCTCCTCCGCTCCCGCAGTTCTCGAAGCGTGAAACCAATCCGTCGTCGTTACGAGAgcatgttttttggttttgttttcaacgAGACAACCAACTCCCTGTTGTAGGctacgacgtcgacgacgacgacgacgacgacgacgatttaaaagtaaaagcccGTGGGATGCTATTTTTGGGACGTTGTTACAAGATGGCCGAATGGGGCCAACATCCGCCGCTGTTTTcgaagggggagaagggggggggggggtgtcaCCGCCTGCTGAGGCTGCGCCAACAAATGCATCCCACATGCTGTGCCTAATCGACGGTGCACGAATAAATCATGCATCCTTCCTGTTATGCTCGATCACTTCCTACACaccagacacagacacacgcgaaACAGCTGTCACTGTGGATGGCAATGTCGGGGCCATGGCAGATCCTCGCATCGTCACCACCCTCAGCTCCGCCAAACGGAAACAAAGCGTTAACCCTCCCCGCAAACATCAACTTGCCACTCACGTACGATCcagggcgtcgtcgtcgtaaccgTGGCCCGGCCTGATCGTCTGCTATACGTGTACCGTGTACGTTCCGTTCACCTTCTACCCCCTTCCCATCCCTCGTCGGCCGCATCGATCTGGCTTATCGAGAATGGCTGCTGCGAAGACAGAGCGCTTCAAAGCTTCGTTCGCGTTCTCAGCGGGAGGGCAACgggtgtccgtgtgcgtgcgtgtgcgccaGTCTGTGCCGATTCCGATGCCATTACGGTACCTATAAATGTGGCAGCAAGCACAGCGGTTCAGCACACATCAACCACACCACTCACAGTCGAACGTTCTATCGGTGAGGAGAGTCCTGAAGATCACATCGGATCATCATTCGGAGAGCTTCTCGCAAATCGAGcaaggaacgaacgaatcgtGCACTTTGTGAAAGTGAATTTGGTAAACACGTAAGTGACGCACTGCTTAAGATCTTCTTCTCGTTATATATATCTGAAGCAGCCATCGATCGCATTTGAAGTACCCTCCGGATGATCGATTGCGCTAGGCTAGGTGGTGAAGGCACGACAACGCCAGAGGTGGCCAGAGGTGGCCAGAGGGGCAAAGTGTGAAGATTTGTAAACGCTTCTcgcaccacggccacggcgtaccgagtgtgtgtgtgtgtgtgtgtgtgcgagtgtgtgttatGTCATAAGAAGTGGCCAGTGAGTGGCAAATGCTGGAGGTTTCTGTGCAACTCCGAAACGTCGAGAGTGCGGAGTATGCAAACGGAGCCGGAGGTTGTTTTGGGGGCAGAAGAAACCAAACATGACCACCACCTTTTtgtgcagttttttttgtcgggggatggggggaggcaACTTTGCTTTTGTTTAAAAAGAAGCTCAAGGTCGCGTGGCAAGGAAATCGTGCAGAGGCCCAGCAATAGCACTCCAGATTGCCAGCGAGCATGAGATGCAAGGCTTGAAGCTACGCCTACTGCGCGTCCGATTGATGCGACGTCAATCGGTACAAGGGACGAGTTTTGCCGTAATGAGATTCCATCTAATTACCCTCGCCGAGAGCCAGACCGATTATGGGCCGGTTCGGAGCGCTAACCGCGAGATGCAACGATCCCGGACCAGAACCTGTTTGCGGCTCGCGGATGTTGAAACCGGGATGAATAGACGCCTGGGCGCTACCGCTTATCGCAATCGCTAGGGCCTGCGTCAGGTGAAATTACCGTTCGCCTCGATGCGCTGCTGATGCACCTCCGTTTTGCACCCTTTGATTGACCTGCGAACTGTGGCTTCGCTTCCGCGAATTCCCACCAGCTCATCATGGAGTGAATCGCACAATTGTATCCTCTCTTCCGCTTTCAGCTACGGTCCCACGAGTCAAAGACGACGATAGCAACACGGTACGCAACACAGTCGTTGTAATCATGAAAGCATTCCCCACCTTCGTactgctcgtcgtcgccgttgtctgCTGCAGCCTTCTGCCTGAGCACGCACACGCTACCGTCGTCGAATCGTGCGGTGGTAAGTATATCTTTGCAATCCTACTACAAGGCGTAGACGCCAAATCGACCAGCGCGCTTTACAACATACCAACCCAACCATTAGAGTTTTTCGTTAAAATACTCGAGAGAAGAAATCATTCTGTTCCATTcgtaaatcataaattaaGCATCTTTTTATCATAAAAGATTACCTGCAATTGAAAaaaagcagagaaaaaaatccgGGCGGCTCAGTTGGTGTATTTGAGTTAGAGTGTAGAGACAAATTCATGTTTGATTTAGTGGAATTTGAGAGCAGtttgaaaacattgaaaatggttgaaacgaaaatggtttaaaatttCGAAAGATAATCCCGCGTGTACCAtcattgaagtctttcgatTTGAGTCAAGTGCGCTACTCGCAGATGTGTCATTTCTGGCGAGTTTCTTACGATCTTTGTCTATTTTTGTGCGTCGCTTTTCATCCCCCCCAAACAGATACGCGTGCCCTGGTGCCGATCGAGGAGAACGTGATCGAGATCAGCAACTGCGAGAAGGGACCGTGCAAGCTGAAGCGCCGAACCTCGGTTAGCATCAACCAGAAGTTCACACCCTGTAAGTTCTGTCTTCTTATTCCCTTCCGGTTTCTGGTCTATcaattaatcaatcaatcatctaTTACTCGTCTTCTCTCGTTCAACAGCGGAAGATGTCAAGAGCCTAAACACGGCGGTGTTTGCGAAAATCGTGGGCCTACCGCTACCGTTCATCGGTGTCGATGGTACCAGTGCCTGTCAGTATCTGTTCGCGGAAGATGGTGAAACGCAGGTCGGTTGCCCGCTGAAGGCTGGCGTGCCGGTGGTGTACAAGCGTAGCTTCGATGTGCTGGAGATCTACCCCAAGATCCCGAGCATGACCATCCACTGGGAGCTGCAGACGAAGAGTGGCCGAGCGATCACCTGCTTCGAGGTGCCGGCCAAGATCGTTTAATAGCGCATAGCACGGGGTCGTAGCAGGCCACCGAGGGACCCCAGGAGTGAGACTGATTCGGATTCTCCAGACACGTTGCCACGCTGCCACTTGCCATGCACGGTCCCAGGAAGGAACGACTATCGGGATCGTTTTCGGTAGTCCATCGCCGAGAAGCTTGTTAGCGTCGTGGGGTCCCAATGAGTTCTGTGAAGTACATGTGACAGCTGCAGGGAGAAGTGGGGAAACATGgtttgttttaaagttttactttttaaaaaagttaTCAAACACTTGTTGCCTATTACTGATATGATGACAATCTTTCTTGCATCATGCTCTATTCGTGATGGCGTGGCGTTGGTTGAAGGTTGCGTAACGCTGTAACGCCATATGTTGGCGCTGATTGCTGTCGATGGCATCAGCGCCAACGGTTCTATCAACAAATCTCTTGCTTCCCAAATCAATTAATGGCGGTGGACAGCATCAACGCAGTTAATCTATTATAAAAACAACTAGACGCTGGTGTACTAAGCTCATACAGAATGGAATCCTTACCTAGTAAAGTCGTTATCTGCTTAGCATTAAAGTGTTTTCTGCTGGCCGTGGTTCTGGTTGTGGTTCCATCGAGCTTCTCCCTGGCATCCTCCGTCCAGGTGATGTACGAAAGAGTGGATCAATACAATGGTAGCGACTACCTTGTGTTTAAGAATTTGCGAATCCGCAAGTTCAATCGTACGATTTCTGTGTTGGATGGCGAGTTCGAGTTGTTTCACGACTTGAACGATAGTTACGCTGTAAGTGGCTGATGGTCTTGCAATAGATCAAACGATGTTAGTATCATGCATATAATCAAATTAATCTTTCGGTTCTTACAGCTTTCGTTGGTGCTTTCGTACAGCACCCTGGGCAATAATCAGTTCATTCGATCACCGTTCCGAATTCCACAGCAGAAATTTTGTCAATTTTTGAACACAACGTACAGAGATTATCGCGAGTTTTaccgcaacaccaccaacTTCCCCGACGTAGGCACCTGCCCGATGCCCGGTCAGCTGTACTATATTCGGAATAAAGTGCTGGACGTTAACTTGATCAATCCAGCATTTCCGAAAGGTCTTTGGCGTGTTGATATTTTGATTTTCCACGACGGAGAAGATTATCCAATCGTAACGGTAGAGATGTATATTAAAGTCACTCACGAGGATGCCTTTTAGGTGCATGAATTCCCGTTTGCGCATGCTTTTTGTAACAAACAAAGCGggaatgtttttcaatttatttcatcTATTAATAAGTAGTCTTATTGTTATGTTACAAATCTCTCTGATAAGAAGAGAACCACCATGCACCATGATTTGATGCATTTTCTGTCTCTGGTATCTACACTCGGTTTTTGCACGCGAAGCAGATTGATATTGATATTGATGGTCTGTTGCCGGGAAGTATATTCATT
The sequence above is a segment of the Anopheles darlingi chromosome 2, idAnoDarlMG_H_01, whole genome shotgun sequence genome. Coding sequences within it:
- the LOC125951142 gene encoding zinc finger protein ZFP2-like → MDNFTPKITTETCRFCLLDDKSVLRLFDCFDANENAELLQTIAGCEITPEETHQNICPKCVQQMKLVMDLISEFRRVNKLFCSLIEKQDCNFRDALEGTPMITLLLQPATEDTELIAEPACAESEEEEYFPTEATDCDDLDYNIHSSENVPQVEQVSEVPPDAPITKEEDQICYVCHSFSGSRAAMSKHLQNTHASDGPYRCSQCLFVLAGVQELNDHLRNHATPFGCLFCTEMFQQPDEYNEHQRVCTGYSCYGCQKRFSSFTHLKNHNGCGSSKLQRLRSVNSMLKARIGSTSFQCGLCSDAFHRGYLLARHLENDHPTVPVPLFQCNVCRLKFTTIGDARKHRISHKTHSIGMQTKNELEQESLREVDLNDKNDCIICWKSFKFNRELLQHLETEHKDVRVRLHRCTKCDRKFTSEAKLQKHDYNTHQGRQPKFVCTFCGRVFNKRIGLRDHESTHCGQKRYNCEKCKREFSYKSSYDRHMQVVHSDAKNFTCEYCQKSFKRKPTLKVHLRLHTGEKPYQCEFCVRQFVDACSFHKHKKKEHGL
- the LOC125951223 gene encoding NPC intracellular cholesterol transporter 2 homolog a, which translates into the protein MKAFPTFVLLVVAVVCCSLLPEHAHATVVESCGDTRALVPIEENVIEISNCEKGPCKLKRRTSVSINQKFTPSEDVKSLNTAVFAKIVGLPLPFIGVDGTSACQYLFAEDGETQVGCPLKAGVPVVYKRSFDVLEIYPKIPSMTIHWELQTKSGRAITCFEVPAKIV
- the LOC125951213 gene encoding uncharacterized protein LOC125951213, which gives rise to MESLPSKVVICLALKCFLLAVVLVVVPSSFSLASSVQVMYERVDQYNGSDYLVFKNLRIRKFNRTISVLDGEFELFHDLNDSYALSLVLSYSTLGNNQFIRSPFRIPQQKFCQFLNTTYRDYREFYRNTTNFPDVGTCPMPGQLYYIRNKVLDVNLINPAFPKGLWRVDILIFHDGEDYPIVTVEMYIKVTHEDAF